The Microvirga thermotolerans sequence CAGGGTCGGCCAGGTGAGGCCTTCGGGAATGCTGCTGGCGCCGCGGAAGAGGCGCGGGAAGCGGCCGATCTCCGACTCCTTGTCCTGCTGGCCCCGCTCGACGATGAGATCGTAGGTGGCCCGGGAGGCGAGGATGCCCTGCGCGTTGTAGGCGGAGGCGCCCAGCACCCGCACCGCGTGATAGTGCGAGAGCACCACGTACTTGATCGGCTTGTCGGTGACGCGGCGCACCCGCGCGATCACGTCCTCCGCCATGGCGGGGGTGGCCTGGGTGTCGATCACCATGCAGCTGTCGTCGCCGACGATCACGCCGGTGTTCGGGTCGCCCTCCGCCGTGTAGGCGTAAAGACCCGGCCCGATCTCCGTAAACGACACCCTCTTCTCCGAAAGATCTCCCGTCGACGCAAAGGCTTTGGCTGTCATCGTCATGCTTCTCCCATCTGACGGCGCACGCCCGTAAGGCTTTCGAGGGCGCCGTCCCTGTGCTTCAGTTTTTCCATGAGGGGCGCCCGCTTCGCGAGCCAGGGCCCATGCTGGACCGGCCACCCCTCGAACCCGAGGTCGTAGCCCAGCGCATGGGCCGCGTGATGCGCCCAGTAGGGATCGTAGAGCGCCTGGCGCCCGACGGCGATCAGGTCGGCCCCGCCCTCTTCCAGGATCGATTCCGCCTGCGGCCCGTCGAGGATCACGCCGACTGCCTGCGTCATCACCTCCGCCTCGCGGCGGATGCGCTCCGAGAACGGCACCTGGAAGCCGAGCCCGCGCGGGACGTTCATGTTGCGCGTCTCGTCCGACAGCCCGCCGGACGAACAGTCGATCACGTCGACGCCCACGGCCTTCAGCTCGCGGGCGAGGACGACCGAATCGTCCAGCCCCCAGCCGTCGGCCGTTCCGTCCACGGCCGAGATGCGCACGAAGAGCGGCTTGCCCTCCGGCCAGACCGCCCGCACGTCGCGCGCGATCTCGATGGCGAGGCGCATGCGGTTCTCGCGCGAGCCGCCATAGGCGTCGTCGCGAAGGTTCGCGTGGGGCGAGAGGAACGAGGCCACCAGATAGCCGTGTCCGAAATGCAGCTCCAGCACGTCGAAACCAGCCCGGTCCGCCCGCTCGGCGGCGGCGGCGAACATCCGCCGGATCTCCGCGATCCCCTCACGATCGAGGGCGTCCGGCACCGACCACTCCGGCCCGGCGGCGACGGCGCTCGGGCCGACGCGCCGCCACGGCTCGCCCGTGGCACGGAGCTGCTCCACGGTGAGCGCACG is a genomic window containing:
- a CDS encoding NADH:flavin oxidoreductase/NADH oxidase, which codes for MSPDHGPPRLFTPLTVRDVTLKNRVVVSPMCQHSAEPGGVAGAWHLVHLGKFALGGAGLIFVESTAVEPGARIGIRDVGLWSDAQVAPFKSIVDFVHANGAAIGVQLAHAGRKAGSQALWEGGRALTVEQLRATGEPWRRVGPSAVAAGPEWSVPDALDREGIAEIRRMFAAAAERADRAGFDVLELHFGHGYLVASFLSPHANLRDDAYGGSRENRMRLAIEIARDVRAVWPEGKPLFVRISAVDGTADGWGLDDSVVLARELKAVGVDVIDCSSGGLSDETRNMNVPRGLGFQVPFSERIRREAEVMTQAVGVILDGPQAESILEEGGADLIAVGRQALYDPYWAHHAAHALGYDLGFEGWPVQHGPWLAKRAPLMEKLKHRDGALESLTGVRRQMGEA